A genomic region of Bosea sp. 124 contains the following coding sequences:
- the phnK gene encoding phosphonate C-P lyase system protein PhnK, with protein sequence MTLHVTPLDPAPLLSVAGVSRFYGERIGCKGVSFDLWPGEVLGIVGESGSGKSTLLRCLAGIDRPDEGEVLFRGGPAPLDIYSVPEQERRRLMRTAWGIVHQNPRDGLRMDVTAGGNVGERLMDRGDRHYGRIRERALDWLSRVEIAGSRIDDRPRQFSGGMQQRLQIARVLVSEPRLVFMDEPTGGLDVSVQARLLDLLRVLVRDLGLAAIIVTHDLAVARLLTDRLMVMKDGHVVEQGLTDQVLDDPHHAYTQLLTSAVLSV encoded by the coding sequence ATGACCCTCCACGTCACGCCTCTCGATCCCGCCCCGCTGCTCTCGGTCGCCGGTGTCTCGCGCTTCTATGGCGAGCGCATCGGCTGCAAGGGCGTCTCCTTCGACCTCTGGCCGGGCGAGGTTCTCGGCATCGTCGGCGAATCCGGCTCCGGTAAGTCGACCCTGCTGCGCTGCCTGGCCGGCATCGACAGGCCGGACGAGGGCGAGGTGCTGTTTCGGGGCGGGCCTGCGCCGCTCGACATCTACTCCGTGCCCGAGCAGGAGCGCCGCCGGCTGATGCGCACCGCCTGGGGCATCGTCCACCAGAACCCGCGCGACGGCTTGCGCATGGACGTCACCGCCGGCGGCAATGTCGGCGAACGGCTGATGGATCGCGGCGACCGGCATTACGGCCGTATTCGCGAGCGCGCGCTCGACTGGCTCTCCCGAGTCGAGATCGCAGGCTCTCGTATCGACGACCGCCCGCGCCAGTTCTCCGGCGGCATGCAGCAGCGCCTCCAGATCGCCCGTGTGCTGGTCTCTGAGCCCCGCCTCGTCTTCATGGACGAACCGACCGGCGGGCTCGACGTCTCCGTGCAGGCCCGCCTCCTCGATCTGCTACGCGTTCTCGTGCGCGATCTCGGCCTCGCCGCGATCATCGTCACCCACGACCTCGCCGTCGCGCGGCTCCTGACGGACCGGCTGATGGTGATGAAGGATGGCCATGTCGTCGAGCAGGGCCTGACCGACCAGGTCCTCGACGACCCCCACCACGCCTACACCCAGCTCCTGACCTCGGCGGTACTCAGCGTATGA
- a CDS encoding alpha-D-ribose 1-methylphosphonate 5-phosphate C-P-lyase PhnJ, translated as MTVHQTPPGNEASSIDNTRPTYNYAYLDEQTKRMIRRALLKAVAVPGYQVPFGSREMPLARGWGTGGIQVTAAIIGPADTLKVIDQGADDTTNAVSIRRFFEKTAQARTTEATDEATIIQTRHRIPEAPLTAGQIMVYQVPTPEPLRRLEPREVETRKMHAWAEYGLMQVKLYEDIARYGEITKTYDYPVMVNDRYVMAPSPIPKFDNPKMHMSPALQLFGAGREKRIYALPPHTSVRSLDFEDHPFRIQSWAEPCALCAAIDSYLDEVVIDDEGSRMFVCSDSHHCETRREAGHRGAMLGDAAANGLVGESKS; from the coding sequence ATGACCGTCCATCAGACCCCGCCGGGCAACGAGGCCAGTTCCATCGACAACACACGCCCGACCTACAACTATGCCTATCTCGACGAGCAGACCAAGCGGATGATCCGCCGTGCCCTGCTCAAGGCCGTGGCGGTACCGGGTTATCAGGTGCCGTTCGGCTCGCGTGAAATGCCGCTCGCCCGCGGCTGGGGCACCGGCGGCATCCAGGTCACGGCCGCGATCATCGGTCCGGCCGACACGCTCAAGGTGATCGACCAGGGCGCCGACGACACCACCAACGCTGTCTCGATCCGCCGCTTCTTCGAGAAGACGGCGCAGGCCCGCACCACCGAGGCGACGGATGAGGCCACGATCATCCAGACCCGCCACCGCATCCCGGAGGCGCCGCTCACGGCCGGCCAGATCATGGTTTATCAGGTGCCGACGCCAGAGCCGCTGCGCCGTCTGGAGCCGCGCGAGGTCGAGACCCGCAAGATGCACGCCTGGGCCGAATACGGGCTGATGCAGGTCAAGCTCTACGAGGACATCGCCCGCTATGGCGAGATCACCAAGACCTATGACTATCCGGTCATGGTCAACGACCGCTACGTGATGGCGCCCTCGCCGATCCCGAAATTCGACAACCCGAAGATGCACATGTCGCCGGCACTTCAACTCTTCGGAGCCGGCCGCGAAAAGCGCATCTATGCCCTGCCGCCGCATACGAGCGTCCGCAGTCTCGATTTCGAGGACCATCCGTTCCGCATCCAGAGCTGGGCCGAGCCCTGCGCGCTCTGCGCCGCGATCGATTCCTATCTCGACGAGGTCGTGATCGACGACGAGGGCTCTCGCATGTTCGTCTGCTCCGATAGCCATCATTGCGAAACGCGCCGCGAGGCCGGCCATCGCGGCGCGATGCTGGGGGATGCCGCCGCGAACGGATTGGTCGGGGAGAGTAAATCATGA
- a CDS encoding carbon-phosphorus lyase complex subunit PhnI, whose product MYVAVKGGEAAILATHDLVAEARRGNEAVPEISVAQIREQQGLACARVMNEGSLYDPDLAALALKQAQGDVIEGAFLMRAYRTTLPRFGSSEPVDTARMAIRRRVSATYKDLPGGQVLGPTYDYTHRLFDFALMDDGNVMLGLGPTISAREDAGASASGDARVKPEHDVRPLDSHMPRVPDILGAEGLMEPEVPPEGDARPFDLTREPISFPADRDVRLQAMARGDEGFLLGLGYSVQRGFGNSHPFVGEIRVGEVAVEFVPEELGFAVDLGEITLTECQMVNQFAGSKDVPPQFTRGYGLSFGHSERKAMSMSLVDRALKCREFGEAATYPAQQDEFVLYHSDNVEAAGFVEHLKLPHYVDFQGELELIRRIRREREERLARENEALPEAAE is encoded by the coding sequence ATGTATGTCGCGGTCAAGGGCGGCGAGGCCGCAATCCTCGCCACGCATGATCTCGTCGCCGAGGCCCGGCGTGGCAATGAGGCGGTGCCCGAAATCTCGGTCGCGCAGATCCGCGAGCAGCAGGGCCTGGCCTGCGCCCGCGTCATGAACGAGGGCTCGCTCTATGATCCCGATCTCGCGGCGCTGGCGCTGAAGCAGGCGCAGGGCGACGTCATCGAGGGCGCCTTCCTGATGCGGGCCTATCGCACGACCTTGCCGCGCTTCGGCTCGTCGGAGCCGGTCGATACGGCCAGGATGGCGATCCGCCGCCGCGTCTCCGCGACCTATAAGGACCTGCCCGGCGGCCAGGTGCTCGGGCCGACCTACGATTACACGCACCGGCTCTTCGATTTCGCGCTGATGGACGACGGCAACGTCATGCTCGGGCTTGGCCCAACCATCTCGGCACGCGAGGACGCGGGAGCCTCCGCGTCAGGAGACGCTCGGGTCAAGCCCGAGCATGACGTTCGCCCCCTCGACTCCCACATGCCGCGCGTGCCCGACATCCTCGGCGCCGAAGGCCTGATGGAGCCGGAGGTGCCGCCCGAGGGCGATGCCCGCCCCTTCGACCTGACCCGCGAGCCCATCTCGTTTCCAGCCGACCGCGACGTCCGCCTGCAAGCGATGGCGCGCGGCGACGAGGGCTTCCTGCTCGGGCTCGGCTATTCGGTCCAGCGCGGCTTCGGCAACAGCCATCCCTTCGTCGGCGAGATCCGGGTCGGCGAGGTCGCGGTCGAGTTCGTCCCCGAGGAACTCGGCTTTGCGGTCGATCTTGGCGAGATCACCCTGACCGAGTGCCAGATGGTCAACCAGTTCGCCGGTTCGAAGGATGTCCCGCCGCAATTCACCCGCGGCTACGGCCTTTCCTTCGGCCATAGCGAGCGCAAGGCGATGTCGATGTCGCTGGTCGACCGGGCGCTCAAATGCCGCGAGTTCGGCGAGGCCGCGACCTATCCCGCGCAGCAGGACGAGTTCGTGCTCTACCACTCCGACAATGTCGAGGCGGCGGGCTTCGTCGAACATCTCAAGCTGCCGCACTATGTCGATTTCCAGGGCGAACTCGAATTGATCCGCCGCATCCGCCGCGAGCGCGAGGAGCGCCTCGCCCGCGAGAACGAAGCCCTGCCGGAGGCCGCGGAATGA
- the phnH gene encoding phosphonate C-P lyase system protein PhnH, producing the protein MTTDTLIGPGFSDPVFQSQGAFRALLAALAEPGTQQVVADCPAPPAGLQAATATALLTLADYETPIWLPEALRDGPAGAWLRFHCGAALVTDAGKAAFAVIDALSPEPALAAFDAGNDQFPDRSATLIVQCAALEGGQTVTLTGPGIAGSRRIAPSGLRGGFWAEVVANNAGYPLGIDLLLSHADAVIGLPRSTQIAETF; encoded by the coding sequence ATGACGACGGATACGCTGATCGGCCCGGGCTTTTCCGACCCGGTCTTCCAGTCGCAAGGCGCCTTCCGCGCGCTGCTGGCCGCTTTGGCCGAGCCCGGCACGCAGCAGGTCGTTGCCGACTGCCCCGCGCCGCCCGCCGGCCTGCAGGCCGCGACCGCGACCGCCCTTCTGACGCTCGCCGACTACGAGACGCCGATCTGGCTGCCGGAAGCGCTGCGCGACGGCCCGGCCGGCGCCTGGCTGCGCTTCCATTGCGGGGCGGCGCTGGTGACCGACGCCGGCAAGGCCGCCTTCGCCGTGATCGACGCTCTGTCCCCGGAACCTGCGCTCGCGGCCTTCGACGCCGGCAACGACCAGTTCCCCGACCGCTCCGCGACGCTCATCGTGCAGTGCGCGGCGCTCGAGGGCGGTCAGACCGTGACGTTGACCGGCCCGGGCATCGCCGGATCGCGCCGGATCGCGCCCTCCGGCCTTCGCGGCGGCTTCTGGGCCGAGGTCGTGGCCAACAACGCCGGCTATCCGCTCGGCATCGATCTCCTGCTCAGCCACGCGGACGCCGTCATCGGCCTGCCGCGCTCGACGCAAATCGCGGAGACCTTCTGA
- the phnG gene encoding phosphonate C-P lyase system protein PhnG, with amino-acid sequence MTARTAEKTPRQRWMAILARASRAEIAALVGPDIPRHDVLKAPETGTVMVEGRAGGAGRRFNLGEATVTRCIVRLDDGAMGFSYALGRDARKARLAAILDARLQANAPGSALHRAVDDLATLQDAARALASRKAAATKVDFFTLVRGA; translated from the coding sequence ATGACGGCAAGAACCGCGGAGAAGACCCCACGTCAGCGCTGGATGGCGATCCTCGCCCGCGCCTCGCGGGCCGAGATCGCCGCCCTCGTCGGCCCCGACATTCCCCGGCATGACGTCCTCAAGGCGCCCGAGACCGGGACCGTCATGGTCGAGGGCCGCGCCGGCGGTGCCGGCCGCCGCTTCAATCTCGGTGAAGCGACCGTAACGCGCTGCATCGTCAGGCTCGACGACGGTGCGATGGGCTTTTCCTATGCGCTCGGCCGCGATGCCCGCAAGGCGCGCCTCGCCGCGATCCTCGACGCCCGGCTGCAGGCGAACGCTCCGGGCAGTGCGCTGCATCGTGCCGTCGACGACCTCGCGACCCTTCAGGACGCGGCCCGTGCCCTCGCCTCGCGCAAGGCGGCCGCAACCAAGGTCGATTTCTTCACTCTGGTCAGGGGCGCCTGA
- the phnF gene encoding phosphonate metabolism transcriptional regulator PhnF — MDAGTADAGTAWRRIADELAGSIGKGEYAAGDTLPAATALAERYGVHRHTVRQAFRHLAEQGLVTVSRGRGTQVSARRVPYPLGRRVSMRANLGRIGIVGSSAVLSGEVLEGEAETCKILGLEPGAALWRLEGLSLADGVPMGTGTHWLSVARFPGFDEAYRSAEGSMTAALKAYGIGDYVRLSTRLTARLASEREAVLLKIDPGAPVMVSVAVDALPDLTPIHLVSSVFAGERMEMVVEPFAE, encoded by the coding sequence ATGGATGCAGGTACGGCGGACGCAGGCACGGCCTGGCGCCGGATCGCGGACGAACTCGCCGGCTCGATCGGCAAGGGCGAGTACGCGGCGGGCGACACCTTGCCAGCCGCGACCGCGCTGGCCGAACGCTATGGCGTGCATCGCCACACGGTGCGGCAGGCCTTCCGGCATCTGGCGGAGCAGGGGCTGGTCACAGTCTCGCGCGGGCGCGGCACGCAGGTCAGCGCGCGACGCGTGCCCTATCCGCTTGGCCGGCGCGTCAGCATGCGTGCCAATCTCGGCCGGATCGGCATTGTCGGATCGAGCGCAGTGCTGAGCGGGGAAGTGCTCGAGGGCGAGGCCGAGACCTGCAAGATTTTGGGTCTCGAGCCTGGCGCGGCGCTTTGGCGCCTCGAAGGCCTGAGCCTCGCCGACGGGGTGCCGATGGGCACGGGCACGCATTGGCTCTCGGTTGCGCGCTTTCCCGGCTTCGATGAAGCTTATCGCTCGGCGGAAGGCTCCATGACGGCCGCGCTAAAGGCCTATGGCATCGGCGACTATGTCCGGTTGTCGACGCGGCTGACGGCGCGCCTCGCCAGCGAGCGCGAGGCGGTGCTGCTCAAGATCGATCCGGGCGCGCCGGTGATGGTGTCGGTCGCCGTCGATGCCCTGCCGGATCTGACGCCGATCCACCTCGTCAGCAGCGTCTTTGCCGGCGAGCGCATGGAGATGGTGGTCGAGCCCTTCGCGGAGTGA
- the phnE gene encoding phosphonate ABC transporter, permease protein PhnE has protein sequence MTLAIDRDDPAIRAHAAAYAGAMAAKRRHALLGAAVFAALVWLAALGSEVDPGKFVENAWRFPKYILETVPVLRWNSLGADIAEWFWGWKGWLKLLWQTILIAYTGTILGTIGGFLLCFVAAANLGKSGWLRFATRRFLEFCRTVPEIVFALIFVIAFGLGPLPGVLAIAIHTMGAMGKLYSEVVENIDMKPVDGLTATGAGWWQTIRFAVVPQVLSNFASYSLLRFEINVRGASIMGFVGAGGIGQDLIEAIRKFYFTDVSAILLLIIAAVMLIDYGTERLRHSLLSLEHGK, from the coding sequence ATGACCCTCGCGATCGACCGCGACGACCCAGCCATTCGCGCCCATGCCGCGGCCTATGCCGGCGCCATGGCGGCCAAGCGTCGTCACGCGCTGCTCGGCGCCGCCGTCTTCGCAGCCCTGGTCTGGCTCGCGGCGCTGGGCTCCGAGGTCGATCCCGGCAAGTTTGTCGAGAACGCCTGGCGCTTCCCGAAATACATCCTCGAGACCGTGCCGGTGCTGCGCTGGAACAGCCTTGGCGCCGACATCGCCGAATGGTTCTGGGGCTGGAAGGGCTGGCTCAAACTGCTCTGGCAGACCATCCTGATCGCCTATACCGGCACGATCCTGGGCACGATCGGTGGCTTCCTGCTCTGCTTCGTCGCGGCCGCCAATCTCGGCAAGTCCGGCTGGCTTCGCTTCGCGACCCGCCGCTTTCTCGAATTCTGCCGCACCGTGCCCGAGATCGTCTTCGCACTGATCTTCGTCATCGCCTTCGGGCTGGGGCCACTGCCGGGCGTGCTCGCCATCGCGATCCACACCATGGGCGCGATGGGCAAGCTGTACTCCGAAGTCGTCGAGAACATCGACATGAAGCCGGTCGACGGCCTGACCGCGACAGGTGCGGGCTGGTGGCAAACCATCCGCTTCGCGGTGGTGCCGCAGGTGCTCTCCAACTTCGCCAGCTATTCGCTGCTGCGCTTCGAGATCAATGTGCGGGGCGCCTCGATCATGGGCTTCGTCGGCGCCGGCGGCATTGGCCAGGACCTGATCGAGGCGATCCGCAAATTCTACTTCACCGATGTCAGCGCGATCCTTCTGCTCATCATCGCCGCCGTGATGCTGATCGACTACGGCACCGAGCGGCTGCGTCATTCCCTCCTCAGCCTGGAGCACGGCAAGTGA
- the phnD gene encoding phosphonate ABC transporter substrate-binding protein yields MLTRRHTFTLAAAGLAASLAAPAFAQDWKAKYPEIVFAIIPAENASGVVERYTPFVNYLAKELGTKVTLRIASDYAALIEGQRAGNIHIGMYGPSSFARALMTGAKIDAFAIETNLDGTKGYYSVFYVKKDSPYQKIEDLKGKNLGLVDPNSTSGNNVPRFALDGMKIEPETYFGKVVYTGSHENAVIALGQGTVDVAANWWNDEQESNLLRMARKNMVKAEDFRIIYKSEQIVNSPMAYLNDMPVELKTKIRDAVLNLNTKDKVAFDKIYEGKQGPLVAVDNKAYDPIIELNKFVDALRKKKSS; encoded by the coding sequence ATGCTGACCCGTCGTCATACCTTCACGCTCGCGGCTGCCGGCCTCGCCGCCTCGCTCGCCGCCCCCGCCTTCGCTCAGGACTGGAAGGCGAAATATCCCGAGATCGTCTTCGCGATCATCCCCGCCGAGAACGCTTCGGGCGTCGTCGAGCGCTACACCCCCTTCGTGAACTACCTCGCCAAGGAGCTCGGCACCAAGGTCACGCTGCGCATCGCCAGCGACTATGCCGCCCTGATCGAGGGCCAGCGCGCCGGCAACATCCATATCGGCATGTACGGCCCCTCCTCCTTCGCCCGCGCGCTGATGACCGGCGCCAAGATCGACGCCTTCGCCATCGAGACCAACCTCGACGGCACCAAGGGCTACTACTCCGTCTTCTATGTGAAGAAGGACTCGCCCTATCAGAAGATCGAGGACCTGAAGGGCAAGAACCTCGGCCTCGTCGATCCCAACTCGACCTCGGGCAACAACGTCCCGCGCTTTGCGCTCGACGGCATGAAGATCGAACCCGAGACCTATTTCGGCAAGGTCGTCTACACGGGCAGCCATGAGAACGCGGTCATCGCGCTCGGCCAGGGCACCGTCGACGTCGCCGCCAACTGGTGGAACGACGAGCAGGAATCCAACCTCCTGCGCATGGCCCGCAAGAACATGGTCAAGGCCGAGGATTTCCGGATCATCTACAAGTCCGAGCAGATCGTGAACTCGCCGATGGCCTATCTCAACGACATGCCGGTCGAACTCAAGACGAAGATCCGCGACGCCGTCCTGAACCTGAACACCAAGGACAAGGTCGCCTTCGACAAGATCTACGAAGGCAAGCAGGGCCCGCTCGTCGCCGTCGACAACAAGGCCTACGACCCGATCATCGAGCTGAACAAGTTCGTCGACGCGCTTCGCAAGAAGAAGTCCTCGTAA
- the phnC gene encoding phosphonate ABC transporter ATP-binding protein yields the protein MLRIEGLTKRFGGKAAVDDVTLSIPRGEMVGIIGRSGAGKSTLLRMLNRLTDPSEGRIVSGDRDVTALKGAALRGWRRDTAMIFQQFNLVGRLDVLTNVLLGRLNHRSTALTLVKSFSRDDKIRAIAALERLDMGHLLAQRAETLSGGQQQRVAIARALVQEPTVILADEPIASLDPRNTQVVMDALFRINREDGITVVSNLHHLDIASKYCDRLIGMAAGKVVFDGPPHQLTSEVAAKLYGIEAKDAGAEALDQLDAIASEEAQRAKRNVA from the coding sequence ATGCTGCGCATCGAAGGCCTGACCAAGCGCTTCGGCGGCAAAGCCGCCGTCGACGACGTCACGCTCTCCATTCCCAGGGGCGAGATGGTCGGCATCATCGGCCGGTCCGGAGCCGGCAAATCGACGCTTCTGCGGATGCTCAACCGCCTGACCGATCCGAGCGAGGGCCGCATCGTCTCCGGCGACCGCGACGTCACCGCCCTGAAGGGCGCGGCCCTGCGTGGCTGGCGTCGCGATACGGCAATGATCTTCCAGCAGTTCAACCTCGTCGGCCGACTCGACGTCCTGACCAATGTCCTGCTCGGCCGGCTCAATCATCGCTCCACCGCGCTGACACTGGTCAAGAGCTTCTCCCGCGATGACAAGATCCGCGCCATCGCCGCGCTCGAGCGGCTCGACATGGGCCATCTCCTGGCCCAGCGCGCCGAGACCCTGTCAGGCGGCCAGCAGCAGCGCGTCGCCATCGCACGCGCTCTGGTGCAGGAGCCGACGGTCATCCTCGCCGACGAGCCCATCGCCTCGCTCGACCCGCGCAACACCCAGGTCGTGATGGACGCGCTTTTCCGGATCAACCGCGAGGACGGCATCACCGTCGTCTCGAACCTGCATCACCTCGATATCGCGTCGAAATACTGCGACCGGCTGATCGGCATGGCTGCCGGCAAGGTCGTCTTCGACGGCCCGCCCCACCAGCTCACCAGCGAGGTCGCGGCGAAGCTCTACGGCATCGAGGCCAAGGATGCCGGCGCCGAGGCGCTCGATCAGCTCGACGCCATCGCCAGCGAAGAAGCCCAGCGCGCCAAGCGAAACGTCGCCTGA
- a CDS encoding TetR/AcrR family transcriptional regulator: MPSDKARPDKHDAITRAASEMFLADGFDRVSLDQIAQRASVSKQTIYSHFADKEALFKAICTELTEKLTIPLRKSVAEGDLRSTLTRLGEDALAMMLHPASLDLHRLVMSAAARFPELGRVAYEAGAMRMIDDLSALLVQRSQIGDGLATPRDPDQARMLAEQFIGMLRGFHQVRGLLNIEPATAAGRRAYVRACVDLLLRGA; this comes from the coding sequence TTGCCGTCCGACAAGGCGCGCCCGGACAAGCATGATGCGATCACGCGGGCCGCCTCCGAGATGTTCCTCGCCGACGGCTTCGACCGGGTCAGCCTCGACCAGATCGCCCAGCGCGCCAGCGTATCGAAGCAGACCATCTACAGCCATTTCGCCGACAAGGAAGCGCTGTTCAAGGCGATCTGCACCGAACTGACTGAGAAACTTACGATTCCGCTGCGCAAATCCGTGGCGGAAGGCGACCTTCGCAGCACCCTGACCCGGCTGGGCGAGGATGCGCTGGCGATGATGCTGCATCCGGCCTCGCTCGACCTCCACCGCCTGGTGATGAGCGCCGCCGCGCGCTTCCCCGAACTCGGCCGCGTCGCCTATGAGGCGGGCGCGATGCGCATGATCGACGACCTTTCGGCTCTCCTGGTGCAGCGTTCACAAATCGGTGATGGCCTCGCGACGCCGCGCGATCCGGATCAGGCCCGCATGCTGGCCGAGCAGTTCATCGGGATGCTGCGCGGATTCCACCAGGTCCGCGGCCTGTTGAACATCGAGCCGGCGACCGCCGCCGGGCGCCGCGCCTATGTCCGGGCCTGCGTCGATCTGCTGCTGCGCGGCGCCTGA